One part of the Kiritimatiellia bacterium genome encodes these proteins:
- the fmt gene encoding methionyl-tRNA formyltransferase, which yields MFFGSGDFACPILEALLSDRREEVVGVVTRPDRPAGRGRRPTPCAVRVLAEAQRVPVRTPERVNVPEEVAAIGEWAPDLVVVADYGAILKPPLLSLPRLGGINVHPSLLPKYRGAAPIPWAIANGETLTGVTVQFLAERMDAGDIILAESEPIGPDDTAATLQPRLAALGARLLLRALALFERPPVPRTPQDESAATYAPKIRKEDGLLDWNRPAEELRNRIRAFVPWPRAFTWLPGSPPMRLQVLAARVESGRGVPGELLELGREGPLVATGEQALRLLRVQPEGRAEMSGGEFARGCRIATGTRLG from the coding sequence GTGTTCTTCGGCTCGGGGGACTTCGCGTGCCCGATCCTGGAGGCGCTGCTGAGCGACCGTAGGGAGGAGGTGGTGGGGGTCGTCACGCGGCCAGATCGTCCCGCGGGGCGTGGGCGGCGGCCGACTCCGTGTGCGGTGCGGGTGCTGGCCGAAGCGCAGCGGGTACCGGTGCGGACGCCGGAACGGGTGAATGTGCCGGAGGAGGTCGCCGCGATCGGAGAGTGGGCGCCGGACCTTGTGGTGGTGGCGGACTACGGAGCGATTCTGAAACCGCCGCTGCTGTCGCTGCCGCGTCTCGGCGGAATCAACGTCCATCCTTCGTTGCTGCCGAAGTATCGGGGCGCGGCACCAATCCCATGGGCAATTGCGAACGGCGAGACCCTCACCGGGGTCACCGTGCAGTTTCTGGCGGAGCGCATGGACGCCGGCGACATCATTTTGGCGGAGTCCGAGCCGATCGGGCCGGACGACACCGCTGCAACGCTGCAGCCGCGGTTGGCGGCGCTGGGAGCCAGGTTGCTGCTGCGGGCGCTGGCGCTGTTCGAGCGGCCGCCGGTGCCGCGCACGCCGCAGGACGAGTCCGCCGCAACCTACGCGCCAAAGATCCGTAAGGAGGACGGGCTCTTGGACTGGAACCGTCCGGCCGAAGAGCTTCGGAACCGGATTCGTGCCTTCGTGCCATGGCCGCGCGCGTTCACTTGGCTGCCCGGCTCTCCGCCGATGCGGCTGCAGGTGCTGGCGGCGCGCGTCGAGTCGGGGCGGGGCGTGCCGGGGGAACTGCTGGAGCTGGGGCGTGAAGGCCCGCTGGTGGCGACGGGCGAGCAGGCGCTGCGGCTGCTGCGGGTTCAGCCCGAGGGCCGGGCGGAGATGAGCGGCGGCGAATTTGCGCGGGGGTGCCGGATTGCAACGGGGACACGGCTCGGATAG
- a CDS encoding AURKAIP1/COX24 domain-containing protein: protein MGSIKKKRRKKMNKHKQRKRRRLLRHKKS from the coding sequence ATGGGCAGCATCAAAAAGAAGCGGCGCAAGAAGATGAACAAGCACAAGCAGCGCAAGCGCCGCCGTCTTCTGCGCCACAAGAAGAGCTGA
- a CDS encoding HIRAN domain-containing protein translates to MNLSIAGVAFEGRAEILRRCRLGQEVWLRRESWNAHDSNAIAILDSKGQKLGYVARDCAARLAPHLDADGRPHQAYLTLLQADLAGGVVGASVTLVVPSDWLKGQLGVGRIRGFTCEPRQDGGAYVFADCEEQTIHEIVAAMSSRFRVLRHGYSYRCASDGRHYKWYIALEDAFDEAKIREFFTGTLGWSQPAERGTAAPDHEAAELQQLRRSLEDMTRERDELRAHNERLGRENHQLAEQCRQLQTAAQRKMTEAGKLLTMMEEEIAAAEKKTDSERELRLKAEEQVKQLEQWRTEAERELEKKRELEDRQKRHNAEMIELLCVLCPRTTFVRDSLDVLFTELKEHRHALRLVHQLDGGEHPPNCKRVQRAPSWWEARFSTGEDDSGRLYYRIQRDRCEVLVSFKRSQDRDVAYLASC, encoded by the coding sequence TTGAACTTGAGCATAGCGGGGGTCGCATTCGAGGGGCGAGCCGAAATCCTTCGGCGCTGCCGGTTGGGTCAGGAGGTGTGGTTGCGTCGCGAGTCCTGGAACGCACACGACTCGAACGCGATCGCAATTTTGGATTCCAAAGGTCAAAAGCTCGGCTATGTTGCCCGGGATTGCGCGGCCCGGCTGGCGCCCCACCTGGATGCTGACGGCCGGCCCCACCAAGCTTATCTGACCTTGCTGCAAGCGGATCTTGCCGGCGGTGTGGTCGGCGCGTCGGTCACGCTCGTGGTGCCGTCGGACTGGTTGAAGGGGCAACTCGGCGTCGGCCGCATTCGGGGCTTTACCTGCGAGCCCCGACAGGATGGTGGCGCGTATGTGTTTGCCGATTGCGAGGAGCAGACGATTCACGAAATTGTCGCGGCGATGTCCTCCCGTTTTCGGGTGTTGCGCCACGGCTATTCATACCGCTGCGCGAGCGACGGCCGGCATTACAAATGGTACATCGCGCTCGAAGACGCGTTTGATGAAGCGAAGATTCGGGAGTTTTTCACCGGCACGCTCGGCTGGTCGCAACCGGCCGAGCGCGGGACCGCTGCCCCAGACCACGAGGCGGCCGAGCTGCAACAGCTTCGGCGTTCCCTGGAGGACATGACCCGCGAACGCGATGAATTGCGCGCCCACAATGAGCGCTTGGGAAGAGAGAATCACCAGCTTGCGGAACAGTGCCGGCAGCTTCAAACCGCCGCGCAAAGAAAGATGACTGAGGCCGGCAAGCTGCTTACGATGATGGAGGAGGAGATTGCGGCGGCGGAAAAGAAAACTGATTCGGAGCGAGAGCTCAGACTGAAAGCGGAGGAGCAGGTCAAACAACTTGAACAGTGGCGGACGGAGGCGGAGCGCGAACTCGAAAAAAAGAGGGAACTGGAAGACCGACAGAAACGCCACAATGCTGAAATGATTGAGCTGCTTTGCGTTCTCTGCCCGAGGACCACGTTCGTTCGGGATTCCCTCGATGTTCTTTTCACGGAGCTGAAAGAGCACCGGCACGCTCTCCGTCTTGTGCACCAACTCGATGGCGGCGAGCATCCGCCGAATTGCAAACGGGTTCAACGGGCGCCGTCGTGGTGGGAGGCTCGCTTTTCGACCGGGGAGGACGACAGTGGGCGGTTGTATTACCGGATCCAGCGCGACAGGTGCGAGGTGTTGGTTTCGTTCAAGAGATCCCAGGACAGAGACGTCGCGTATCTGGCATCGTGCTGA
- a CDS encoding ACT domain-containing protein produces MSTTSTNVQTATQISVFVDNRPGSLAEVAAELGARGVNILALSLAEGLDHGYVRVVVDQPEVATAVLAERRHMFFTREVRLVELEHRPGRLGELLGEWGRAGLNVEYCYTGATPEGRPLVVVKVEPPARTPAG; encoded by the coding sequence ATGAGCACGACGTCCACCAACGTTCAAACCGCAACCCAGATCTCCGTTTTTGTGGACAACCGGCCGGGGTCGTTGGCGGAGGTCGCCGCAGAGCTGGGCGCGCGTGGAGTGAACATCCTGGCGTTGAGTTTGGCGGAAGGCTTGGATCACGGGTACGTGCGGGTGGTGGTGGATCAGCCGGAGGTGGCCACCGCGGTGCTGGCCGAGCGGCGGCATATGTTTTTCACGCGGGAGGTGCGGCTGGTGGAGCTGGAGCATCGGCCGGGGCGCTTGGGGGAACTGCTCGGGGAATGGGGGCGGGCAGGACTCAACGTGGAGTATTGCTACACAGGCGCGACGCCGGAGGGCCGCCCGCTGGTGGTGGTGAAGGTGGAGCCGCCGGCGAGGACGCCGGCCGGCTGA
- the purN gene encoding phosphoribosylglycinamide formyltransferase, whose translation MLSLAVLGSGKGSNFQSILDAIAAGRLHARVVCALSDVPDAFILERARRAGIPAEHIDCGPWRTKVEGEAEQRLLARLRAYGADTIALAGFMRLLKRGVIAAYPGRIVNIHPSLLPAFPGLRAWQQALEYGVRVTGCTVHFVDEGMDTGPIILQRTVPVFDDDTPETLHARIQEQEHLAYPEALELLAQGRLRIEGRRVRWI comes from the coding sequence ATGCTGTCGCTGGCAGTACTGGGATCGGGGAAGGGCAGCAACTTCCAGTCCATTCTCGACGCGATCGCGGCGGGCCGGTTGCATGCGCGGGTCGTCTGCGCGTTGTCGGACGTGCCGGACGCGTTCATCCTCGAGCGCGCGCGACGCGCGGGCATACCCGCCGAACACATCGACTGCGGGCCGTGGCGCACGAAGGTGGAGGGCGAAGCGGAGCAGCGGCTGCTGGCACGGCTGCGCGCGTACGGCGCAGATACCATCGCGCTGGCCGGTTTCATGCGGCTACTGAAACGCGGTGTGATCGCCGCGTATCCGGGCCGCATCGTGAACATTCATCCCTCCCTGCTGCCAGCGTTCCCAGGGCTGCGCGCCTGGCAGCAGGCGCTCGAGTACGGCGTACGGGTGACCGGCTGCACCGTGCATTTCGTGGACGAGGGCATGGACACCGGCCCGATCATCCTGCAGCGCACCGTGCCAGTGTTCGACGACGACACGCCCGAAACGCTGCATGCCCGCATCCAAGAACAGGAGCACCTCGCCTACCCGGAGGCGCTCGAACTGCTCGCGCAGGGTCGCCTGCGCATCGAGGGCCGCCGGGTGCGCTGGATTTGA
- the hisG gene encoding ATP phosphoribosyltransferase, with protein MSDATENRPVLSLGLPKGSLQEATFALFEKAGFPIRATERSYIPEIEDEEIRARLIRAQEISRYVENGHLDAGITGYDWIQENGSDVIEVCELCYAKRGFRAVRWVLAVPEDSPIRSVRDLEGRRIATEAVGLTRRYLERHGVHAEVEFSWGATEVKAPELVDAIVELTESGASLRANRLRIVDTVLESTTRLIANRTAWADPWKRRKIEQIAMLLQGVLRAQGRVLLKLNVPAERLDAVLRQLPALHAPTVSRLSDEQWRSVETVVEERQVRDLLPALKAAGAEGIIEIGLNKIVP; from the coding sequence ATGAGCGACGCGACCGAAAACCGACCCGTGCTGTCCCTCGGGCTGCCGAAGGGCAGCCTGCAGGAGGCGACCTTCGCACTGTTCGAAAAGGCGGGTTTTCCAATTCGCGCCACCGAGCGCTCCTACATTCCAGAAATTGAGGACGAGGAGATCCGCGCCCGACTGATCCGCGCACAGGAGATTAGCCGGTACGTCGAAAACGGCCACCTCGATGCCGGCATCACCGGGTACGACTGGATCCAGGAGAACGGGTCCGACGTGATCGAGGTCTGCGAGCTCTGCTACGCGAAGCGCGGCTTCCGGGCCGTCCGCTGGGTGCTCGCGGTGCCGGAAGACTCCCCCATCCGCTCCGTCCGCGACCTCGAGGGCCGCCGCATCGCGACCGAGGCGGTCGGCCTGACGCGCCGCTACCTCGAGCGGCACGGCGTGCATGCGGAGGTCGAGTTCTCCTGGGGCGCAACCGAAGTGAAGGCGCCGGAGCTGGTGGACGCGATCGTCGAACTCACCGAGAGCGGCGCCTCGCTGCGCGCGAACCGCCTGCGGATCGTGGACACGGTGCTGGAGTCCACCACCCGGCTGATCGCCAACCGCACCGCTTGGGCCGACCCGTGGAAGCGCCGAAAGATCGAGCAGATCGCAATGCTGCTGCAGGGCGTGCTGCGCGCCCAGGGCCGCGTGCTGCTGAAGTTGAACGTCCCCGCCGAGCGGCTCGACGCGGTGCTGCGGCAGCTGCCCGCTCTCCATGCCCCGACCGTCAGCCGGTTGAGCGACGAACAGTGGCGCTCCGTGGAGACCGTCGTCGAAGAGCGGCAAGTCCGCGACCTGCTGCCCGCGTTGAAGGCCGCCGGCGCGGAAGGTATCATCGAGATCGGGCTGAACAAGATTGTGCCCTAG
- a CDS encoding ThuA domain-containing protein, which yields MFSLRSSIRLRYLPLALYLVPIADAPAEEPVRALLLYGGHGFPTNAFFETMRSLPGVRIEIDRLPDALQRLKAGLEREFDVIVRYDMFRGTAEHARAVRDLVAGGMGLVALHHAIGAHPDSMDHARLIGGKFLLKAETIDGRQLPKSTYSHGEEVHVRIADRDHPITQGLDDFVIRDETYGGLWIAPDVHVLLTTTHPKASPAIAWVREEGRGRVVYVQLGHDEKAYDHPSFRTLVGRAILWAARREPSR from the coding sequence ATGTTCAGTCTTCGCTCATCGATTCGTTTGCGCTATCTCCCCCTTGCGCTCTATCTGGTTCCGATTGCGGACGCACCGGCGGAGGAGCCCGTCCGTGCACTGCTTCTCTACGGCGGCCACGGCTTCCCGACCAATGCGTTCTTCGAAACGATGCGATCGCTGCCGGGGGTCCGCATCGAGATTGACCGCCTACCGGACGCGCTGCAGCGGCTGAAAGCCGGCCTCGAGCGCGAGTTCGATGTGATCGTCCGCTACGACATGTTCCGCGGCACCGCCGAGCACGCACGGGCCGTCCGGGATCTCGTTGCCGGCGGCATGGGTCTCGTCGCGCTCCATCATGCGATCGGCGCCCACCCCGACTCCATGGACCATGCCCGGCTGATCGGCGGTAAGTTCCTGCTGAAGGCCGAAACCATCGACGGCCGCCAGCTACCTAAATCCACCTACTCCCACGGCGAAGAGGTGCACGTGCGCATCGCCGACCGCGACCACCCCATCACCCAGGGACTCGACGACTTCGTCATTCGCGACGAAACATACGGTGGGCTCTGGATCGCGCCGGACGTGCATGTGCTGCTGACCACAACCCACCCCAAAGCCAGTCCGGCGATCGCATGGGTCCGCGAGGAGGGCCGCGGCAGAGTGGTGTACGTGCAGCTCGGCCACGACGAGAAGGCCTATGACCACCCTTCGTTCCGAACCCTGGTGGGCCGCGCGATACTTTGGGCCGCGCGCCGCGAGCCCTCGCGGTAA
- a CDS encoding PHP domain-containing protein: MIDLHLHSTFSDGQHTPEELVRDAVTAGLTAIALTDHDTIAGWARLESSALAAGIRPVRGVEVSAAHADGPLHILGYGFAGELGELCRMLEQLQRGREERNRQIAERLDRLGAGVRMEEVRALGGEGGQIGRVHFARALVAAGHAATTQEAFDRWLGRGRPAYVERFRFPVAQVIRVFHRAGGLAVLAHPGLIPAGEARLEQIVRELAAEGLDGLEAIHSRHGSEQVARFHALAKRYGLVATGGSDFHGPDARNASDAGTVGGVPVPDEVLAEMDARRARLSGRSPLRWA, from the coding sequence ATGATTGATTTACATCTTCACTCGACGTTCTCCGACGGCCAGCACACGCCCGAGGAACTGGTGCGCGATGCGGTGACGGCCGGACTGACGGCGATTGCGCTGACGGACCACGATACGATCGCGGGCTGGGCGCGGCTGGAGTCTTCGGCGCTGGCCGCGGGCATTCGGCCGGTCCGCGGTGTCGAAGTCAGCGCCGCGCACGCGGACGGTCCGTTGCACATCCTCGGCTATGGTTTTGCTGGCGAGCTCGGAGAGCTGTGCAGAATGCTTGAGCAGTTGCAGCGTGGCCGGGAGGAGCGCAACCGCCAGATTGCGGAGCGGCTGGACCGGTTGGGAGCGGGGGTGCGGATGGAGGAGGTCCGCGCACTTGGCGGTGAGGGCGGCCAGATCGGGCGGGTGCATTTTGCGCGCGCGCTCGTTGCGGCCGGACACGCCGCGACGACGCAGGAGGCGTTTGATCGGTGGCTGGGGCGGGGCCGGCCCGCGTACGTCGAGCGGTTCCGCTTTCCCGTGGCGCAGGTCATTCGGGTGTTCCACCGCGCCGGCGGGCTTGCGGTGCTCGCGCATCCCGGTCTGATCCCGGCGGGCGAGGCGCGGTTGGAGCAGATCGTCCGTGAGCTGGCCGCCGAGGGACTCGACGGCCTTGAGGCGATCCACTCCCGGCACGGTTCCGAACAGGTCGCCCGGTTTCACGCGCTGGCGAAGCGCTACGGGCTGGTGGCGACTGGTGGATCAGACTTTCACGGACCGGACGCCCGCAACGCGAGTGACGCCGGCACGGTGGGGGGTGTGCCGGTGCCGGATGAGGTGCTCGCGGAAATGGACGCGCGGCGCGCCCGGCTCAGCGGCCGGTCCCCGCTGCGGTGGGCGTAG
- a CDS encoding tetratricopeptide repeat protein codes for MSSVPWKRPWRALPMLAVAAVAAGCVSAPRAPQGPDPTALAAYGAAVVALGEQRADEAEQQLRRAIERDPAAPTPVRDLARLQWGRRDLAGATATLEQFQRRHPGHREIVALLAAIYAMQGRAEDAIRALETGLARAPADAQLVALAVELLADRDRAADAISTLRRAASAAPPTPELIRAAGRLAVRLRDANTNSPAAREARTTFDAIACSASNSVEAGLSAANVYLALNDADAALRLLETLWRREPGRPEVASRLVRLLLQRNDMAAALRVLETMSAQGDPAWTVAHAETLLRRADQSNDPSAARGDRERAVALLQPLASMEPPQWRVLAALGRALLALDRMEEALRALGGLPQDDMTVRARLAQRLIARGPTNEVLRRIASLRADPQVGRLARYLVAEIRLAIGEREAGRAELEALCAADAPHEAAPYVRLAALDWEDGRAEAAHRRLLDGLARLPDHVGLLRARATLLMLDRQFSEALRTYEEIESRLAAEDLRGRLLVKIEQALALQHQGRAALAARRLAEVWEPPPLAAELFVRLAYDIGRRLRDHTPTEATFAELARLRPDDPLVPMYDALHALSADRFARAVDMFAQAEALALQSDEGRELLTAQFHFSYGSALERSGRRAEAEERLETALRLDPDLAVAWNYLAYMWAERGERLDTALRYVREALKREPNNGAFLDTLGWIYYQQGRYAEAEAELRRALAALPEEDPTVLDHLGDTAARLGRETEAVQYWSRAWVLESTNDTIRAKLEQRGVDLAPLRRQAAEVERRREQELRRLTPLTSESLDEESEDETPLPPEDDADEEDSAAGYPSRVPVAIRHPRANSPPLISARPSG; via the coding sequence ATGAGCTCCGTCCCCTGGAAGCGGCCGTGGCGCGCGCTGCCAATGCTGGCGGTCGCCGCAGTGGCGGCGGGATGCGTGTCGGCCCCGCGCGCGCCGCAAGGCCCCGATCCTACTGCGCTCGCCGCCTACGGCGCCGCGGTCGTCGCGCTCGGCGAGCAGCGCGCCGACGAGGCGGAACAGCAGCTTCGCCGAGCAATTGAACGGGACCCGGCTGCGCCCACCCCCGTGCGGGACCTCGCCCGCCTGCAGTGGGGCCGGCGCGACCTGGCCGGCGCCACCGCAACGCTCGAACAGTTCCAGCGCCGGCATCCGGGCCACCGCGAAATCGTCGCGCTGCTCGCCGCGATCTATGCGATGCAGGGACGCGCCGAGGACGCCATCCGTGCGCTCGAGACGGGGCTGGCCCGCGCACCGGCGGACGCGCAGCTGGTCGCGCTCGCGGTGGAGCTGCTGGCCGACCGAGACCGCGCCGCGGATGCGATCTCGACGTTGCGCCGCGCCGCATCGGCTGCGCCGCCTACCCCCGAGCTGATCCGCGCCGCCGGCCGGCTCGCGGTGCGATTGCGAGACGCGAACACCAACTCCCCTGCTGCGCGCGAGGCGCGCACCACGTTCGATGCGATCGCGTGCAGCGCCAGCAACTCTGTCGAGGCCGGTCTGAGTGCCGCCAATGTGTACCTCGCGCTCAACGACGCGGACGCCGCCCTGCGCCTGCTCGAAACGCTGTGGCGCCGCGAACCCGGCCGGCCGGAGGTCGCCAGCCGACTGGTTCGCCTCCTCCTGCAGCGCAACGACATGGCCGCGGCGCTGCGCGTGCTGGAAACGATGAGCGCCCAGGGCGACCCCGCCTGGACCGTCGCACACGCGGAGACGCTGCTGCGCCGTGCCGATCAGTCCAACGATCCTTCCGCCGCTCGAGGCGACCGCGAGCGCGCGGTGGCGCTGCTGCAACCGCTGGCATCGATGGAGCCCCCGCAGTGGCGCGTGTTGGCCGCGCTGGGCCGCGCGCTCCTCGCACTGGATCGGATGGAGGAGGCGCTGCGAGCACTCGGCGGCCTGCCGCAGGACGACATGACCGTCCGCGCCCGCCTGGCGCAGCGCCTGATCGCGCGCGGCCCCACCAACGAGGTGCTCCGCCGTATCGCGTCGCTGCGCGCCGACCCGCAAGTCGGCCGACTCGCGCGGTATCTGGTGGCGGAGATCCGTCTTGCGATCGGCGAGCGCGAGGCCGGCCGGGCGGAGCTGGAGGCGTTGTGCGCCGCGGACGCGCCGCACGAGGCGGCGCCATACGTGCGGCTGGCCGCGCTCGACTGGGAGGACGGACGCGCCGAAGCGGCGCACCGGCGGCTTCTGGATGGGCTGGCACGGCTGCCCGACCACGTCGGGCTGTTGCGCGCACGCGCGACGCTGCTGATGCTCGACCGGCAGTTTTCCGAGGCGCTGCGGACCTACGAGGAAATCGAGTCGCGACTCGCCGCGGAAGACCTGCGCGGCCGGTTGTTGGTGAAAATAGAACAGGCGCTTGCGCTGCAGCATCAGGGGCGCGCCGCGCTCGCCGCCCGCCGGCTCGCCGAGGTCTGGGAACCTCCACCCCTGGCCGCAGAACTGTTCGTGCGGCTGGCCTACGACATCGGCCGCCGGCTGCGCGACCACACGCCCACCGAGGCCACCTTTGCGGAGCTCGCTCGGCTACGCCCCGACGACCCTCTGGTGCCGATGTACGATGCGCTGCACGCGCTCAGCGCCGACCGGTTCGCGCGCGCGGTGGACATGTTCGCACAGGCCGAAGCGCTCGCGCTGCAAAGCGATGAAGGCCGCGAGCTCCTCACTGCGCAGTTTCACTTTTCCTACGGCAGCGCCCTCGAGCGGAGCGGGCGCCGCGCGGAGGCGGAAGAGCGCCTCGAAACCGCGCTGCGGCTCGATCCAGACCTCGCCGTCGCCTGGAACTACCTCGCCTACATGTGGGCAGAGCGCGGGGAACGACTCGACACCGCGCTGCGCTACGTGCGCGAGGCGCTGAAGCGCGAGCCGAATAACGGCGCGTTTCTCGACACGCTCGGCTGGATCTACTACCAGCAAGGCCGGTACGCGGAGGCGGAGGCGGAACTGCGCCGCGCGCTCGCCGCACTGCCGGAGGAGGACCCCACCGTGCTCGACCACCTCGGCGACACCGCCGCGCGGCTCGGGCGCGAAACCGAGGCGGTGCAGTACTGGTCGCGCGCCTGGGTGCTCGAGTCCACTAACGACACCATCCGCGCGAAGCTGGAGCAACGCGGCGTGGACCTCGCGCCGCTGCGCCGGCAGGCCGCCGAAGTGGAGCGGCGGCGCGAACAGGAACTCCGACGGTTGACCCCGCTGACCTCCGAGAGCCTCGACGAAGAAAGCGAAGACGAGACCCCCTTGCCGCCCGAGGACGATGCCGACGAGGAGGACAGCGCCGCTGGCTATCCGAGCCGTGTCCCCGTTGCAATCCGGCACCCCCGCGCAAATTCGCCGCCGCTCATCTCCGCCCGGCCCTCGGGCTGA